In one window of Brenneria goodwinii DNA:
- a CDS encoding DNA polymerase II: MTQTRQGFILTRHWQDTPAGTQVEFWLATDNGPLQARLPVQQAVAFIPAVQQSRATELLSSEKHWQLRPLPLQDFHHQPLLGLYCPQYRQLLKLEKMLREGGIQVYEADIRPPDRFLMERFITASVWLSGEPASSNLLTQVRMKPNPDYRPNLRLVSLDIETNRHGELYCIGLEGCGQRQVYMLGPENGDPAATDNFTLEYVASRPLLLEKLNQWLQLHDPDAIIGWNLVQFDLRVLQKHAERYRIPLRLGRNGTEMEWREHGFRAGHFFAGAEGRLIIDGIEALKSATWNFASFSLEFVAQSLLGEGKAIDTPYQRMDEIDRRFAEDKPALARYNLQDCELVTRIFAKTALMSFLLERASVTGLAADRSGGSVAAFTHLYLPRMHRIGYVAPNLGEVAPQASPGGFVMDSRPGLYDSVLVLDYKSLYPSIIRTFLIDPVGLAVGMSHPDEQHAVEGFRGAWFSREHHCLPAIVEHIWQGREAAKRINNKPLSQALKIIMNAFYGVLGSSGCRFFDPRLASSITLRGHEIMLKTRELIETQGYQVIYGDTDSTFVWLKRAHTEEEAARIGNMLVQQVNQWWQKHLRQTLGLTSALELEFETHFRRFLMPTIRGAEQGSKKRYAGMIATPQGEKMVFKGLETVRTDWTPLAQQFQQQLYLLIFQQQPYQEWLRDYVSKTLNGEFDELLIYRKRLRRRLDDYQRNVPPHARAAKIADDYNRRQGRPLQYQNGGWISYVITTNGPEPLETRHSPLDYQHYVERQLQPVADAILPFLHDDFATLVTGQMGLF, encoded by the coding sequence GTGACCCAGACGCGTCAGGGTTTTATCCTTACCCGCCACTGGCAAGATACTCCTGCGGGCACGCAGGTAGAATTCTGGCTGGCGACCGATAATGGTCCGCTGCAGGCTCGTCTGCCGGTGCAACAGGCTGTCGCGTTTATTCCCGCTGTGCAGCAATCCCGAGCCACCGAGCTACTCAGTAGCGAAAAACACTGGCAATTACGCCCGCTGCCCTTACAGGACTTCCATCACCAGCCCTTGCTGGGGCTGTATTGCCCTCAATACCGCCAGCTTTTGAAACTGGAAAAGATGCTGCGCGAAGGCGGCATTCAGGTTTACGAGGCGGATATCCGCCCGCCCGACCGTTTCCTTATGGAACGTTTCATCACCGCGTCCGTTTGGTTGAGCGGCGAGCCTGCTTCATCAAACCTGCTGACCCAGGTCCGCATGAAGCCCAATCCGGATTACCGCCCCAACCTCAGATTGGTTTCGCTGGATATCGAAACCAATCGCCACGGCGAACTCTACTGCATCGGTCTGGAAGGCTGCGGTCAGCGTCAGGTGTACATGCTTGGGCCCGAGAACGGTGATCCCGCCGCTACCGACAACTTCACGCTGGAATATGTCGCCAGTCGTCCACTGTTGCTGGAAAAGCTGAACCAATGGCTGCAATTGCACGATCCTGACGCCATCATCGGTTGGAATCTGGTGCAGTTCGATCTGCGCGTATTACAAAAACATGCCGAGCGCTACCGGATCCCTTTACGGCTGGGGCGTAACGGCACAGAGATGGAATGGCGCGAACACGGTTTCAGGGCCGGGCATTTTTTTGCCGGCGCGGAAGGCCGCCTCATTATCGATGGAATCGAAGCGCTAAAATCGGCCACCTGGAATTTCGCCTCCTTCAGTCTGGAGTTTGTCGCGCAATCGTTACTGGGCGAAGGCAAGGCCATTGATACCCCCTACCAGCGAATGGATGAAATCGACCGCCGCTTTGCCGAGGATAAACCCGCGCTCGCCCGTTATAACCTGCAGGATTGCGAACTGGTGACGCGCATTTTCGCCAAAACCGCGCTGATGTCGTTTTTACTGGAGCGAGCGAGCGTCACCGGCCTGGCGGCCGACCGCAGCGGCGGTTCGGTGGCGGCGTTTACCCACCTTTACCTGCCGCGTATGCACCGCATCGGCTATGTGGCGCCGAATTTGGGAGAGGTCGCGCCGCAGGCCAGCCCGGGGGGGTTCGTGATGGATTCGCGCCCCGGCTTATACGATTCCGTTCTGGTGCTGGATTACAAAAGCCTGTATCCGTCGATCATCCGCACCTTTTTGATCGATCCGGTCGGCCTGGCCGTCGGCATGTCGCACCCCGACGAACAGCACGCCGTCGAAGGGTTCCGCGGCGCCTGGTTTTCCCGCGAGCATCACTGCCTGCCGGCTATTGTCGAACATATCTGGCAGGGGCGTGAAGCCGCCAAACGCATCAACAACAAGCCGCTGTCACAAGCGCTGAAAATCATCATGAACGCCTTTTACGGCGTGCTGGGATCCAGTGGTTGCCGATTTTTCGATCCGCGGCTGGCCTCTTCCATCACTCTGCGCGGCCACGAAATCATGCTGAAAACGCGAGAATTGATCGAAACGCAAGGCTACCAGGTGATCTATGGCGATACCGACTCCACCTTCGTGTGGCTGAAACGCGCGCATACGGAAGAAGAGGCCGCTCGTATCGGCAATATGCTGGTACAGCAGGTGAATCAGTGGTGGCAAAAACATTTACGACAAACTCTCGGGTTGACCAGCGCGCTGGAGCTGGAGTTCGAAACACACTTTCGCCGTTTTCTGATGCCGACCATTCGTGGAGCGGAGCAAGGGAGTAAAAAGCGTTATGCCGGAATGATTGCGACGCCGCAAGGCGAGAAAATGGTGTTTAAAGGGCTGGAAACCGTGCGAACGGACTGGACCCCGCTGGCGCAACAGTTCCAACAGCAGCTTTATCTGCTTATTTTTCAACAGCAGCCTTATCAGGAATGGCTGCGGGACTATGTCAGTAAAACCCTGAACGGCGAATTTGATGAGCTGTTAATCTACCGCAAACGGCTGCGCCGCCGCCTTGACGACTACCAGCGCAACGTACCGCCTCACGCCAGGGCCGCCAAAATCGCCGATGACTATAACCGCCGACAAGGGCGGCCGCTGCAATATCAAAATGGCGGCTGGATTAGCTACGTGATCACCACCAACGGGCCGGAGCCGCTGGAAACCCGGCATTCGCCGCTGGACTATCAACATTATGTGGAGCGCCAGCTACAGCCGGTGGCCGATGCCATACTCCCCTTTTTGCACGATGATTTTGCTACGTTGGTTACCGGCCAGATGGGATTATTTTAA